A window from Scleropages formosus chromosome 17, fSclFor1.1, whole genome shotgun sequence encodes these proteins:
- the c17h5orf34 gene encoding uncharacterized protein C5orf34 homolog, whose protein sequence is MASVSHMVLFEDQSVEVSFADGAFLQLSPCGCEFVLERRAPPSAHPLEPGPRVRQRSRFATSAHRELVVQALKFRNRFAMCPYLPEELIPVDCRKYSFIDISEVEWPLLSASGSYCTDFDSNGELSICSLDGNARLLLSSSGDEFSVEFLCRASQNVPDVMECTLAAQGVSRKVKERTELPKLQTATAALASITNTSASMNRGTSASVQSPVTLLREGPVYTWVVQSHSSFSPPPLWCYPLSLAMSRKRSMQGEFLEEAQNQEALPWAETTSQAQRCHLPRALQLRCSSPHLHRWRFRDSTHQEELEYEWHSKLPRVVWSQGVLYRVSSSLVTTIEVFPGDGSVIRCSSTVPDYFTHHITGPDGQRKEKTYLLSCLPPDVPGQLYSVSSVVARAARILKCYHQSALSLVLHSSCCWQTEESVNEESFVLIKETQIPDVGHLKAYYNGNVTLSFLDRVTLQMKWNFYTSTGTQGTDRTVRDPQKMHSPHGWCWITGSEGRRQLFHLRAAGPYQRHVQAAQLWCRWMEQTMQNDVSQSTSPEQSWSVDEELEKIRRFNCILEHSGLLKSRSGRDNEEERPVPDHNAPVTFVDFSERSLVETLQRTSNIIKSIESLLSNRAFSHRGV, encoded by the exons ATGGCTTCCGTGTCCCACATGGTTCTGTTCGAGGACCAGTCTGTGGAGGTGAGCTTCGCCGACGGCGCCTTCCTACAGCTCTCCCCGTGTGGTTGTGAGTTCGTCCTGGAAAGGAGAGCGCCGCCCTCGGCCCACCCGCTGGAACCGGGACCCAGAGTCCGACAGCGGAGCCGCTTCGCTACCAGCGCCCACAGA gAATTGGTAGTTCAAGCTCTGAAATTCAGGAACAGATTTGCTATGTGTCCCTACCTACCAGAGGAGCTCATCCCTGTGGACTGCAGAAAG TACTCCTTTATTGACATCTCAGAAGTGGAGTGGCCTCTGCTTTCAGCTTCAGGTTCCTATTGTACAGATTTTGATTCTAACGGGGAGCTGTCCATCTGCTCATTGGACGGAAATGCCCGGCTGCTCTTGTCATCATCTGGAGATGAGTTTTCTGTGGAGTTCCTCTGCAGAGCAAGCCAGAATGTCCCCGATGTCATGGAGTGCACTCTGGCTGCTCAGGGTGTGAGCCGCAAAGTTAAAGAGAGGACAGAACTCCCAAAGCTCCAGACAGCTACAGCTGCTTTGGCCAGCATCACTAATACTAGTGCAAGCATGAATCGTGGCACTAGTGCCTCTGTGCAGTCCCCGGTCACTCTACTCAGAGAAGGGCCTGTCTATACCTGGGTTGTGCAGAGTCATTCCTCATTTTCTCCCCCACCCCTGTGGTGTTATCCCTTGTCCCTTGCCATGAGCCGTAAGCGCTCAATGCAAGGGGAGTTCTTGGAGGAGGCTCAGAATCAGGAAGCCCTTCCTTGGGCAGAGACCACATCACAAGCCCAGAGATGTCACCTCCCTCGAGCTCTCCAGCTCCGGTGCTCCTCACCACATCTGCACAG GTGGAGGTTCAGAGACTCAACCCACCAGGAGGAACTAGAATATGAATGGCACAGCAAGCTGCCCAGGGTTGTGTGGAGCCAGGGCGTGCTGTACCG AGTCAGCAGTTCCTTGGTAACCACAATAGAAGTCTTCCCTGGGGACGGCTCCGTTATCCGCTGTAGTAGCACTGTACCGGATTACTTTACCCATCACATCACTGGACCTGATGGCCAG CGCAAGGAGAAAACATACCTACTGAGCTGCCTCCCTCCAGATGTGCCTGGCCAGCTGTACTCCGTCAGCTCAGTGGTGGCTCGAGCTGCAAG GATCCTAAAGTGCTATCACCAGAGCGCACTCTCACTGGTACTCCATAGTTCCTGCTGCTGGCAGACAGAG GAGAGCGTAAATGAAGAATCTTTCGTTCTGATCAAGGAGACTCAGATCCCTGATGTAGGACATCTGAAGGCTTACTACAACGGAAATGTCACACTTTCTTTTCTGGACAGGGTCACACTGCAGATGAAGTGGAACTTCTATACCAGCACAGGGACACAG GGGACAGACAGAACTGTTCGGGACCCTCAGAAGATGCACTCTCCACATGGTTGGTGCTGGATTACCGGCTCTGAAGGACGACGTCAGTTATTCCATCTGCGGGCAGCTGGGCCTTACCAAAG GCACGTGCAGGCTGCCCAGCTGTGGTGCCGATGGATGGAGCAGACAATGCAGAATGATGTGAGTCAGTCCACTTCACCGGAACAGAGCTG GTCTGTTGATGAAGAACTTGAGAAGATCCGAAGATTTAATT GTATCCTGGAGCACAGTGGTCTTCTAAAGTCCCGCAGTGGGAGAGACAATGAGGAAGAGAGACCGGTCCCTGATCACAATGCTCCCGTAACCTTTGTGGACTTCAGTGAGAGAAGCTTGGTGGAAACGCTACAGAGGACTTCAAATATCATCAAGAGCATCGAGTCCCTCCTGTCAAATAGGGCCTTTAGCCACAGAGGAGTATGA
- the adamts12 gene encoding A disintegrin and metalloproteinase with thrombospondin motifs 12, with amino-acid sequence MMMKMMVVPSYANRGSLGRITNKLTVEHGHFIRSQLEYSIVYPKRVGRDKRALDSSEKFVHYSVAFGGQDLTFNLTVNNYLLASNYVLEGRSGCQNMTLKQNSYGENSCHLIGRVTNSSFQGTAAVSICKGLKGFFSLPEGHYFIEPVQGYESESQEGIQPHVVYRNAEPYPKHRIRRSLQQEEGPRPCGVRDDLLKTEREREVWEREHQHPEGLHRVMPRSVSRERWVETMVVADSKLIDYHGITNVESYIFTIMNMVAGVFHDASIGNAIHIVLVRLVLLQEDEKGLKIVHHADTTLNNFCTWQKSVNPQSDTHPAHHDVAVLITRKDICAGMNQPCETLGLSHLSGMCQPHRSCNINEDSGLPVAFTVAHELGHSFGIPHDGQGNDCEPQSRRPFIMSRQLQYDASPLTWSPCSREAITRFLDRGWGSCLDDRPSKKDLTMPLEAPGVRYTINHQCQLQYGPNATFCPEVENICQVLWCSVNDSCRSKLDSPADGTRCGPDKWCISGECVIVGKLPETVNGGWGEWSAWSHCSRTCGAGVHSAQRECNRPKPEFGGKYCMGERKRYRVCNTKRCIQERPTFREMQCSEFDTVLYHNKLYQWIPVTSTGNPCELHCRPVDEDFSEKMLDAVTDGTPCFTNSSSRSLCINGVCKEVGCDYGIDSNAVEDRCGVCLGDGSACQTVRKHFEEGEGFGYVDVALIPEGARDIVVQEVEEAGNFLALRGQDPEKYYLNGRFIIQWKGEYEAGGATFYYERNGDLENLTSPGPTREPVMIQLLVQGKNPGIKYEYTIRKSRKRGNEILEPEYRWKHGAWTDCSTTCGAGVQSQPARCFEVDVGVVEESLCDPKTRPEDRQRRCKKMDCPARWWVGGWQPCSAPCGPSGMKKRTVLCVRTVGVEERVLHPSDCRHLLKPKPAVPCNRDVPCGSEWAVGPWSQCSVSCGGGVKSRTVTCRTAPTHECETSSKPRSRSLCALQGCSSGKKKILPSPSNRNRVHKDPKGSTEPSYRTPTRAAESIATTTVSMSANVDPSISNTEGNFSFFVVQNTSKDDDGTPGIYLVTAENERRTPNFLFPSKRTRHSFSHDFVTEASNTSGERGLWGLRGTTEVPPRLSTVPQHTVIPEDKTSPSPASTSTGNWMETTTRPTIWSTMNEHFILSDTTGSPGTTHTTSEESRGSARSLSPSEFPPGTSTITPSGPSSSTDSSDANLDAVAPVRTNISWVVGNWSECSATCGVGAMWRTVTCSSLREAHCAGIHRPEPARRCHLRPCATWHSGSWSKCPEGCLGGTRQRDVHCIDTQSKRQLRPYHCQALAYRPPSSELCSLQPCQEWQVSPWGKCSRKCGEGVRERLVYCLEPNHCDPTWRPNSSEPCNRHPCSKWQAEAWEECSVTCGKGVQYRVVKCVDHELGIVENGECKKGTRPHSIQRCSLQDCRKNVASRCNKDRMSSRFCEKLMLLGRCSLRSIQKQCCVTCGV; translated from the exons AAAGGGTTCTTTAGCCTGCCAGAAGGACATTATTTCATTGAACCTGTGCAGGGGTATGAATCTGAGAGCCAGGAAGGGATCCAACCCCATGTGGTCTACCGGAATGCTGAACCTTACCCGAAGCACAGGATCCGGCGGAGCCTCCAGCAAGAGGAAGGGCCGAGACCATGTGGAGTGAGAG ATGACCTCCTCAAAACGGAGCGCGAGCGAGAGGTGTGGGAGCGGGAGCACCAGCATCCAGAGGGGCTGCACAGGGTCATGCCGCGCTCTGTGAGCCGTGAGCGCTGGGTGGAGACCATGGTGGTGGCGGACTCCAAGCTCATTGATTACCATGGGATCACCAACGTGGAGTCCTACATCTTCACCATCATGAACATG GTGGCTGGGGTCTTCCATGACGCCAGTATCGGGAATGCCATCCACATTGTCCTGGTGCGGCTTGTCCTTCTGCAGGAGGATGAG AAAGGTCTGAAGATTGTCCATCATGCTGACACCACGCTCAACAATTTCTGCACATGGCAGAAGAGCGTAAATCCACAGAGTGACACGCACCCTGCCCACCATGACGTTGCTGTGCTCATCACCAG GAAAGACATCTGCGCAGGAATGAACCAGCCGTGTGAGACCCTGGGCCTGTCCCACCTGTCTGGCATGTGCCAACCGCATCGCAGCTGCAACATCAATGAGGACTCGGGCTTGCCTGTTGCCTTCACTGTGGCACACGAGCTGGGGCACAG CTTTGGTATCCCTCATGATGGCCAGGGGAATGACTGTGAACCACAGAGCCGCCGTCCTTTCATCATGTCACGCCAGCTCCAGTACGATGCCTCGCCTCTCACCTGGTCACCCTGCAGTAGGGAAGCCATCACCCGCTTTCTAGA TCGTGGTTGGGGTTCTTGTCTGGATGACCGGCCCTCCAAGAAAGATCTGACCATGCCCCTGGAGGCCCCTGGGGTGAGGTACACCATCAACCATCAGTGTCAGCTGCAGTACGGCCCCAATGCCACCTTCTGTCCCGAAGTGGAG AACATTTGCCAGGTTCTGTGGTGCTCTGTGAATGACTCCTGTCGTTCCAAACTGGATTCTCCAGCAGATGGGACCAGATGTGGACCTGATAAG TGGTGCATCTCAGGGGAATGTGTCATTGTGGGGAAACTTCCAGAGACAGTGAATGGGGGTTGGGGAGAGTGGAGTGCCTGGTCACACTGCTCCCGTACTTGTGGAGCAGGGGTGCACTCCGCCCAGAGGGAATGCAACCGGCCAAA GCCGGAGTTTGGCGGAAAGTATTGCATGGGTGAGAGGAAGCGGTACCGGGTGTGCAACACCAAGCGGTGCATCCAGGAGCGGCCCACCTTCCGTGAAATGCAGTGCAGCGAGTTTGACACGGTGCTGTACCACAACAAGCTCTACCAGTGGATCCCTGTCACTAGTACAG GTAACCCCTGTGAGCTGCACTGCCGCCCGGTGGATGAGGACTTCTCAGAGAAGATGCTGGATGCCGTGACAGATGGGACGCCCTGCTTCACCAACAGCAGCAGTCGCAGCCTGTGCATCAACGGTGTCTGTAAG GAGGTGGGGTGTGACTATGGGATTGACTCCAACGCTGTGGAGGACCGCTGTGGGGTGTGCCTGGGGGATGGATCTGCCTGCCAGACAGTACGAAAGCATTTTGAGGAGGGAGAGGGTTTTG GCTACGTGGATGTAGCTCTGATCCCAGAAGGGGCTCGGGATATTGTGGTACAGGAAGTAGAGGAGGCAGGGAACTTCCTAGCACTGCGGGGGCAGGACCCAGAGAAGTACTACCTGAATGGACGCTTCATCATCCAGTGGAAGGGGGAATATGAAGCAGGTGGCGCCACGTTCTACTATGAGAGGAACGGAGACCTGGAGAACCTGACATCCCCAGGACCCACAAGAGAACCTGTCATGATACAG CTTTTGGTCCAAGGGAAGAACCCAGGGATCAAGTACGAGTACACCATTCGGAAGAGCCGGAAGCGAGGGAACGAGATTCTGGAGCCCGAATACAGGTGGAAACATGGAGCCTGGACGGATTGTAGCACCACCTGTGGGGCAG GGGTCCAGAGCCAGCCAGCTCGTTGCTTTGAGGTGGATGTCGGGGTGGTGGAGGAGTCACTTTGTGACCCCAAAACCCGCCCTGAAGACCGCCAGCGTAGGTGTAAGAAGATGGATTGCCCTGCAAG GTGGTGGGTTGGTGGTTGGCAGCCATGCTCCGCACCCTGTGGCCCATCTGGGATGAAAAAACGGACGGTCCTGTGTGTCCGCACGGTGGGAGTCGAGGAACGTGTGTTGCACCCCAGCGACTGCAGGCACCTCCTCAAGCCCAAGCCTGCCGTGCCCTGCAACCGGGATGTCCCCTGTGGGTCCGAGTGGGCAGTGGGGCCCTGGAGTCAG TGCTCTGTCTCCTGCGGAGGAGGGGTGAAATCTCGTACAGTCACGTGTCGGACAGCTCCCACACACGAGTGCGAGACTTCCAGCAAGCCCCGCTCTAGGTCCCTGTGTGCCCTCCAAGGCTGCTCATCTGGCAAGAAAAAGATCCTGCCCAGCCCCTCCAATCGCAATAGGGTCCACAAGGACCCGAAGGGCAGCACAGAGCCATCCTACCGCACACCCACCCGGGCAGCTGAATCTATTGCCACTACAACTGTGAGCATGTCAGCCAATGTTGACCCATCCATCTCCAACACAGAGGGCAACTTCAGCTTTTTTGTGGTGCAAAACACCAGTAAGGATGATGACGGCACCCCCGGCATATATTTAGTCACAGCAGAGAATGAAAGAAGGACACCCAACTTTCTGTTTCCATCCAAAAGGACACGTCACAGCTTCAGTCACGATTTTGTCACAGAGGCCTCCAATACATCTGGTGAGCGAGGTCTGTGGGGACTCAGAGGTACCACTGAAGTCCCCCCCAGGTTATCTACAGTGCCTCAGCACACAGTGATTCCAGAGGACAAAACTTCCCCTTCTCCCGCATCCACTTCCACAGGAAACTGGATGGAAACCACTACCAGGCCAACTATCTGGAGCACCATGaatgaacatttcattttgtccGACACAACAGGAAGCCCAGGAACTACTCATACAACCTCAGAGGAATCCAGGGGGTCTGCCAGAAGCCTATCCCCCTCAGAATTCCCACCTGGGACCAGTACCATCACTCCAAGTGGCCCATCTAGCTCCACTGATAGCAGTGACGCCAACTTGGATGCTGTAGCCCCTGTCAGAACGAACATCTCGTGGGTGGTGGGCAACTGGAGTGAG TGCTCTGCCACCTGTGGCGTTGGAGCCATGTGGCGGACAGTGACCTGCAGCTCCCTTCGAGAGGCCCACTGTGCTGGCATCCATAGGCCTGAGCCCGCTCGCAGGTGCCATCTGCGCCCATGTGCAACCTGGCACAGTGGGAGCTGGAGCAAA TGTCCAGAGGGATGCCTAGGAGGCACAAGGCAGCGTGATGTGCATTGCATTGACACCCAGAGCAAACGGCAGCTGCGGCCCTACCACTGCCAGGCTCTGGCCTACAGACCCCCCAGCTCTGAGCTCTGCTCTCTGCAGCCCTGCCAGGAATGGCAAGTCTCTCCTTGGGGCAAG TGCTCCAGGAAGTGTGGTGAGGGTGTGAGAGAGCGTCTGGTGTACTGCCTAGAACCTAACCACTGTGACCCAACCTGGAGGCCCAACAGCTCTGAGCCATGTAATCGGCACCCATGCAGCAAGTGGCAAGCTGAGGCTTGGGAAGAG TGCTCTGTGACCTGTGGAAAAGGGGTGCAGTACCGTGTGGTGAAATGTGTGGATCATGAGCTGGGTATTGTGGAGAATGGTGAGTGCAAGAAGGGCACTCGGCCTCACAGCATCCAGAGGTGCAGCTTGCAGGACTGCAGGAAAAATGTGG CATCTCGCTGCAACAAGGATCGCATGTCCTCTCGTTTTTGTGAGAAGCTGATGCTCCTGGGCCGCTGCTCACTCAGGTCCATCCAGAAACAATGCTGTGTCACGTGTGGGGTATAA